Proteins co-encoded in one Brassica rapa cultivar Chiifu-401-42 chromosome A02, CAAS_Brap_v3.01, whole genome shotgun sequence genomic window:
- the LOC103848406 gene encoding cytochrome P450 71B34: MVDISLLSLLFLIFLLLAAIKYKNRRLHQRRPPSPPGFPIIGNLHQIGELPHQSLWRLSKKYGPVMLLKLGKVPTVIVSTSETARQALKIHDLHCCSRPGLAGPRDLSYNYLDIAFSPYDDYWKELRKLAAQELFSTKQVHSIQPIKEEEVKKLIDSITESASLKTPINLNKTCLALTVSVICKAAFSVSFEGTVLNSDSFNKLVREALEMLGSFSASDFIPCFGRIIDWFTGLQGRREKSVRDLDAFYEKMIDLHKQEKKQGSEDFVDLLLKLEKEEAVLGNDKLTRNHIKAILMNVLLAGIDTSAITMTWAMTELARNPRVMKKVQSEIRNHMGSRSTITLDDTDHFKYLKMVIKETWRLHPTTPILLPREVMSEFEINGYTIPVKTRLHVNVWAIGRDPDTWKEPEVFLPERFVDSDIDAKGQHFELLPFGGGRRICPAIYMGTTMVEFGLANMLHRFDWELPEGMKVEDIDIEEAPGLTVNKKNELLLVPVAVKYIDH; encoded by the exons ATGGTTGACATTTCGCTTCTCTCACTTCTGTTcctcatctttcttcttctcgccGCCATCAAATACAAGAACCGGCGGCTACATCAACGGAGACCACCGTCTCCTCCTGGCTTTCCTATCATAGGTAACTTGCACCAgattggagagttaccacatcAGTCTCTATGGAGGCTCTCAAAGAAGTATGGTCCTGTCATGCTTCTGAAGCTTGGAAAAGTCCCAACAGTCATAGTTTCCACCTCTGAAACAGCAAGACAAGCTCTGAAAATCCATGACCTCCACTGTTGTAGCCGCCCAGGCTTGGCAG GGCCAAGAGACCTCTCTTACAACTATCTGGACATTGCTTTCTCTCCCTATGATGATTACTGGAAAGAACTAAGAAAGCTCGCTGCTCAGGAACTTTTCAGTACTAAACAAGTTCACTCGATCCAGCCCATAAAGGAAGAGGAGGTCAAGAAGCTGATCGATTCAATCACTGAATCAGCTTCTCTGAAAACTCCTATCAACTTGAACAAGACGTGTCTTGCTTTGACTGTGAGCGTAATATGCAAGGCAGCATTTAGTGTGAGCTTTGAAGGAACTGTACTCAACAGTGATAGTTTCAATAAGTTAGTCCGTGAGGCACTTGAGATGTTGGGAAGCTTTTCAGCCTCAGACTTCATACCGTGTTTCGGACGGATCATCGACTGGTTCACAGGTCTGCAAGGGCGTAGAGAGAAGAGCGTGAGAGATCTCGATGccttctatgaaaaaatgattGATCTGCACAAACAGGAAAAGAAACAAGGGAGTGAAGACTTCGTGGATCTGTTACTGAAGTTAGAGAAGGAAGAAGCTGTTCTTGGAAATGACAAGCTCACAAGAAACCATATCAAAGCAATCTTGATG AACGTTCTTCTAGCGGGGATAGATACTTCTGCAATAACCATGACATGGGCAATGACAGAGCTCGCTAGGAACCCACGTGTGATGAAGAAAGTCCAATCTGAAATCAGAAACCACATGGGGAGCAGGTCAACGATCACCTTAGACGACACAGATCACTTCAAGTACCTGAAAATGGTTATCAAAGAAACTTGGAGGCTACATCCTACAACACCAATACTACTCCCAAGAGAAGTAATGTCTGAGTTTGAGATCAACGGTTACACTATTCCAGTCAAGACAAGGCTTCATGTGAATGTCTGGGCTATAGGGCGTGATCCTGATACTTGGAAAGAACCTGAAGTGTTTCTCCCGGAGAGGTTTGTTGATAGTGACATCGATGCAAAAGGACAGCACTTTGAGCTATTACCGTTTGGGGGTGGAAGGAGAATTTGTCCTGCAATTTACATGGGGACAACGATGGTGGAGTTTGGTCTTGCTAATATGTTGCATCGTTTTGACTGGGAGTTACCAGAAGGCATGAAGGTCGAAGATATCGACATCGAAGAAGCTCCGGGTCTCACTGTCAACAAGAAAAACGAGCTTCTACTTGTGCCTGTGGCTGTGAAATATATAGATCACTAG
- the LOC103848405 gene encoding uncharacterized protein LOC103848405 isoform X3: MSTPICDSQLETSSADPLCLRRDSTRAPTITEVLEVEKKNNGVVTTMFGFSEEFKHLVNPTHPDDKDFDSVVQLVQQGYKVKKSDWEQGFVDVFLQQKTLVDKAGQKTKMYSKTSKEQTQDEEEQQVEVGVEFGDGDKERETSKTNEGQTFEEGEKEQMEADTEVEEPVQVERQNEEEEISHHNTV; the protein is encoded by the exons ATGTCAACTCCTATATGTGATTCACAACTT GAAACCTCTTCTGCAGATCCGTTATGTCTACGTAGGGACTCAACAAGGGCTCCGACAATTACTGAAGTGTTGGAGGTagagaagaaaaataat GGTGTGGTTACTACAATGTTTGGATTCTCTGAGGAATTCAAACATTTGGTGAACCCAACACATCCTGATGATAAGGACTTTGACAGTGTTGTACAactagttcaacaaggataCAAAGTGAAGAAAAGCGATTGGGAACAAGGATTTGTGGATGTTTTCTTACAACAGAAGACATTGGTCGACAAAGCAGGACAGAAGACAAAGATGTACAGCAAAACCTCTAAG gAGCAAACAcaagatgaagaagaacaaCAAGTGGAAGTTGGTGTTGAATTCGGCGACGGTGATAAAGAAAGAGAAACATCAAAAACCAATGAA GGGCAGACATTTGAGGAAGGAGAAAAAGAACAAATGGAAGCTGATACAGAAGTTGAGGAGCCCGTGCAAGTTGAAAGGCAGAATGAAGAAGAGGAAATAAG CCATCATAATACTGTTTAG
- the LOC103848405 gene encoding uncharacterized protein LOC103848405 isoform X1 yields the protein MSTPICDSQLETSSADPLCLRRDSTRAPTITEVLEVEKKNNGVVTTMFGFSEEFKHLVNPTHPDDKDFDSVVQLVQQGYKVKKSDWEQGFVDVFLQQKTLVDKAGQKTKMYSKTSKEQTQDEEEQQVEVGVEFGDGDKERETSKTNEGQTFEEGEKEQMEADTEVEEPVQVERQNEEEEIRNKSIRRIKRKEKMKRMRKLRRNFKMKMVPNSIS from the exons ATGTCAACTCCTATATGTGATTCACAACTT GAAACCTCTTCTGCAGATCCGTTATGTCTACGTAGGGACTCAACAAGGGCTCCGACAATTACTGAAGTGTTGGAGGTagagaagaaaaataat GGTGTGGTTACTACAATGTTTGGATTCTCTGAGGAATTCAAACATTTGGTGAACCCAACACATCCTGATGATAAGGACTTTGACAGTGTTGTACAactagttcaacaaggataCAAAGTGAAGAAAAGCGATTGGGAACAAGGATTTGTGGATGTTTTCTTACAACAGAAGACATTGGTCGACAAAGCAGGACAGAAGACAAAGATGTACAGCAAAACCTCTAAG gAGCAAACAcaagatgaagaagaacaaCAAGTGGAAGTTGGTGTTGAATTCGGCGACGGTGATAAAGAAAGAGAAACATCAAAAACCAATGAA GGGCAGACATTTGAGGAAGGAGAAAAAGAACAAATGGAAGCTGATACAGAAGTTGAGGAGCCCGTGCAAGTTGAAAGGCAGAATGAAGAAGAGGAAATAAG GAACAAAAGCATAAGAAGaataaagagaaaagaaaagatgaaGCGTATGAGAAAGCTAAGGAGAAATTTCAAGATGAAGATGGTTCCAAACTCGATAAGTTAA
- the LOC103848405 gene encoding uncharacterized protein LOC103848405 isoform X2, producing the protein MSTPICDSQLETSSADPLCLRRDSTRAPTITEVLEVEKKNNGVVTTMFGFSEEFKHLVNPTHPDDKDFDSVVQLVQQGYKVKKSDWEQGFVDVFLQQKTLVDKAGQKTKMYSKTSKEQTQDEEEQQVEVGVEFGDGDKERETSKTNEGQTFEEGEKEQMEADTEVEEPVQVERQNEEEEIRIILLMAHVMKIKICFVFMLKGSM; encoded by the exons ATGTCAACTCCTATATGTGATTCACAACTT GAAACCTCTTCTGCAGATCCGTTATGTCTACGTAGGGACTCAACAAGGGCTCCGACAATTACTGAAGTGTTGGAGGTagagaagaaaaataat GGTGTGGTTACTACAATGTTTGGATTCTCTGAGGAATTCAAACATTTGGTGAACCCAACACATCCTGATGATAAGGACTTTGACAGTGTTGTACAactagttcaacaaggataCAAAGTGAAGAAAAGCGATTGGGAACAAGGATTTGTGGATGTTTTCTTACAACAGAAGACATTGGTCGACAAAGCAGGACAGAAGACAAAGATGTACAGCAAAACCTCTAAG gAGCAAACAcaagatgaagaagaacaaCAAGTGGAAGTTGGTGTTGAATTCGGCGACGGTGATAAAGAAAGAGAAACATCAAAAACCAATGAA GGGCAGACATTTGAGGAAGGAGAAAAAGAACAAATGGAAGCTGATACAGAAGTTGAGGAGCCCGTGCAAGTTGAAAGGCAGAATGAAGAAGAGGAAATAAG AATCATCCTCTTGATGGCTCATGTGATGAAGATCAAgatatgttttgttttcatgttaaAAGGAAGCATGTGA